Proteins encoded in a region of the Mycobacterium branderi genome:
- a CDS encoding cytochrome P450 — MATLTPARQLSTWTMTREAITVGFDVGDRFLGRLRGRDITRFRCGGRRFVALEHPDYVDHVLHRARLKYVKSPEYEPVRAGAGINLLTDEGDSWAAHRSVLNPTFARRHLNEIVDLMIEPIKNVVAALPAGVEFDMHEAMVEATLRVVANTLFSQDFGPLVHSMHDLATRGLRHAEKMERLGLWGLLPTPVYDGLIWAAYSRLHLPPPLRDMQRIMKQLDAAVNAIIDERLAHPTDAADLLNVLLHAENGSWPRKRVRDEALTFMLAGHETTANSMSWFWYLMALNTDARARMLDEVDTVLDGRRPIADDLVKLTWTTACIQEAQRYFSAVWILARRAVEDDVIDGHHIRAGTTVIIPIHHIHHDPRWWPNPEDFDPTRFLNGGGARPRSAYLPFGGGRRICIGQSFALMEMVLMAAIMSQRFTFDLVPGHPVELEATLTLRPKRGVHVIGRKRT; from the coding sequence ATGGCCACGCTGACACCCGCGCGGCAGCTGAGCACCTGGACCATGACGCGGGAGGCAATCACCGTCGGCTTCGACGTCGGTGACCGTTTCCTCGGGCGGCTGCGCGGACGCGATATCACCCGATTCCGTTGTGGCGGACGACGTTTCGTCGCTCTGGAGCATCCCGACTACGTCGACCACGTGCTGCATCGGGCCCGCCTCAAATACGTCAAATCCCCGGAGTACGAGCCGGTCCGCGCGGGCGCCGGAATCAACCTGCTCACCGACGAGGGCGACTCCTGGGCCGCCCATCGCAGCGTGCTGAACCCGACGTTCGCGCGTCGCCATCTCAACGAGATCGTCGATCTGATGATCGAACCGATCAAGAATGTCGTCGCGGCACTGCCGGCCGGCGTCGAGTTCGACATGCACGAGGCGATGGTCGAAGCGACGCTGCGCGTAGTGGCCAACACGCTGTTCAGCCAGGACTTCGGGCCGTTGGTGCACAGCATGCACGATCTGGCTACGCGCGGTCTTCGGCACGCGGAGAAGATGGAGCGGCTCGGTCTGTGGGGGTTGTTGCCGACACCCGTGTACGACGGACTGATCTGGGCCGCCTATTCGAGGCTGCACTTGCCGCCGCCGCTGCGGGACATGCAGCGGATCATGAAGCAACTCGACGCCGCGGTCAACGCGATCATCGACGAGCGGTTGGCGCACCCGACCGACGCCGCGGATCTGCTCAACGTGTTGCTGCATGCCGAGAACGGGTCGTGGCCGCGCAAACGGGTCCGCGACGAGGCGCTGACGTTCATGCTCGCCGGACACGAGACGACCGCGAACTCGATGTCGTGGTTCTGGTACTTGATGGCGCTGAACACCGATGCGCGCGCCCGGATGCTCGACGAGGTCGACACCGTGCTCGATGGCCGTCGTCCGATCGCCGACGACCTGGTCAAGCTGACGTGGACCACGGCCTGCATCCAGGAAGCCCAACGCTATTTCTCCGCAGTGTGGATCCTGGCGCGGCGGGCGGTCGAGGACGACGTGATCGACGGCCACCACATTCGTGCTGGGACGACGGTGATCATCCCGATTCACCACATCCACCACGACCCGCGCTGGTGGCCCAACCCGGAGGACTTCGACCCGACGCGGTTCTTGAATGGTGGCGGCGCCAGGCCCCGTTCGGCGTATCTACCGTTCGGCGGCGGTCGGCGGATCTGCATTGGCCAAAGCTTTGCGCTGATGGAGATGGTCCTGATGGCCGCAATCATGAGCCAGCGGTTTACCTTTGACCTCGTGCCCGGACATCCGGTGGAACTGGAGGCGACTCTGACGCTGCGCCCCAAGCGCGGCGTGCACGTGATCGGACGGAAGCGAACATGA
- a CDS encoding flavin-containing monooxygenase — MTDYHTVVVGAGFSGIGTAIKLDRAGLRDYLMIEAGDGVGGTWHWNTYPGIAVDIPSFSYQFSFEQRSDWTRTYAPGNELKAYAGHCVDKYGIRPKIRFNTKVLAAEYDDERAQWRVQTDPGGVVTARFLVNASGVLTVPKLPDIAGVDSFDGITMHTARWDHSQDLTGKRVGIIGTGASAVQVIPEIAPIVKQLTVFQRTPIWCFPKPDVPLPRLARWAMRLPGGKSVQRWASQAFVEATFPIPAQYFTVFPMARWMERAGRAYLRQQVEDPVVREKLTPRYAVGCKRPGFHNSYLSTFNRDNVTLVTEPIDKITPSAVATTDGASHDIDVLVLATGFKVMDTDAVPTFAVTGSDGKSLSAFWDEHRLQAYEGVSIPGFPNLFSVFGPYGYVGSSYFALIEAQTHHIVRCLTAARDRQATRVEVTEEANDRYFTEMMRKRHRQVFWQDSCRQANSYYFDKNGDVPLRPTTTVEAYWRSRRFDLDDYRFTS, encoded by the coding sequence ATGACCGACTACCACACCGTCGTCGTCGGCGCCGGATTCTCCGGCATCGGCACCGCGATCAAGCTCGACCGGGCCGGCCTTCGCGACTATCTGATGATCGAGGCCGGTGACGGCGTCGGCGGCACCTGGCACTGGAACACGTATCCCGGGATCGCCGTTGATATTCCGTCGTTTTCCTACCAGTTCTCCTTCGAACAGCGGTCGGACTGGACGCGGACCTACGCGCCGGGAAACGAACTGAAGGCCTATGCCGGGCATTGCGTGGACAAATACGGCATCCGGCCGAAAATCCGGTTCAACACCAAGGTTCTGGCCGCCGAGTACGACGACGAGCGCGCGCAGTGGCGGGTGCAGACCGATCCCGGCGGCGTGGTCACCGCGCGCTTCCTGGTGAACGCCAGCGGGGTGCTGACCGTGCCGAAGCTGCCCGACATCGCCGGCGTCGACTCCTTCGACGGCATCACCATGCACACCGCGCGCTGGGACCACTCGCAGGACCTGACGGGTAAGCGGGTCGGCATCATCGGCACCGGCGCCTCGGCGGTTCAGGTGATTCCCGAGATCGCGCCGATTGTCAAGCAGCTCACGGTCTTTCAGCGCACACCGATCTGGTGCTTCCCGAAGCCCGACGTGCCACTGCCCAGGCTGGCGCGCTGGGCGATGCGGCTGCCGGGCGGGAAGAGCGTTCAGCGTTGGGCCAGCCAGGCCTTCGTCGAGGCGACGTTCCCGATTCCGGCGCAGTACTTCACGGTGTTTCCGATGGCCCGGTGGATGGAGCGGGCCGGGCGGGCGTATCTGCGCCAGCAGGTCGAAGATCCGGTGGTGCGGGAAAAGCTCACTCCCCGTTATGCGGTCGGCTGCAAGCGGCCCGGCTTTCACAACAGTTATCTGTCGACGTTCAACCGCGACAACGTGACGCTGGTGACCGAGCCGATCGACAAGATCACGCCGTCGGCGGTGGCCACCACCGACGGCGCCAGCCACGACATCGACGTACTGGTGCTGGCAACGGGTTTCAAGGTGATGGACACCGATGCCGTGCCGACGTTCGCGGTCACCGGCAGCGACGGAAAGTCGTTGAGCGCCTTCTGGGACGAGCATCGGCTGCAGGCCTACGAAGGGGTCAGCATTCCCGGCTTTCCCAATTTGTTTTCCGTGTTCGGCCCGTACGGCTACGTCGGGTCGTCGTATTTCGCGCTGATCGAGGCGCAGACCCACCACATCGTGCGCTGCCTGACAGCGGCCAGAGATCGCCAGGCGACGCGCGTGGAGGTCACCGAGGAAGCCAACGACCGGTACTTCACCGAGATGATGCGAAAGCGGCACCGCCAGGTGTTCTGGCAGGACAGCTGCCGGCAGGCCAACAGCTACTACTTCGACAAGAACGGCGACGTGCCGCTACGGCCCACCACCACCGTCGAGGCCTATTGGCGCAGTAGGCGTTTCGACCTCGACGACTACCGGTTCACCAGCTAG
- the metK gene encoding methionine adenosyltransferase, protein MSEKGRLFTSESVTEGHPDKICDAISDSVLDALLADDPRSRVAVETMVTTGQVHVAGEVTTNAKEAFAEITDTVRSRILDIGYDSSDKGFDGASCGVNIAIGAQSPDIAQGVDTAHEARVEGAADPLDAQGAGDQGLMFGYAISDTPEMMPLPIALAHRLSRRLTEVRKGGVLPYLRPDGKTQVTIAYEGNTPVRLDTVVISTQHAPDVDLEGMLAPDIREKVLNTVLDDLAHDTLDASDVRLLVNPTGKFVLGGPMGDAGLTGRKIIVDTYGGWARHGGGAFSGKDPSKVDRSAAYAMRWVAKNVVAAGLAERVEVQVAYAIGKAAPVGLFVETFGTETVDPVKIEKAIGEVFDLRPGAIIRDLDLLRPIYAQTAAYGHFGRTDIELPWEQLNKVDDLKRAV, encoded by the coding sequence GTGAGCGAAAAGGGTCGGCTGTTCACCAGCGAGTCGGTGACCGAGGGACATCCCGACAAGATCTGTGACGCCATCAGCGACTCTGTGCTCGACGCGCTCCTGGCCGACGACCCGCGTTCGCGCGTCGCGGTCGAGACGATGGTCACCACCGGTCAGGTGCACGTCGCCGGGGAGGTGACGACCAACGCCAAGGAAGCGTTCGCCGAGATCACCGACACGGTCCGCAGCCGCATCCTCGACATCGGCTACGACTCGTCCGACAAGGGCTTCGACGGCGCCTCGTGCGGGGTCAACATCGCGATCGGCGCGCAGTCGCCCGACATCGCGCAGGGCGTCGACACCGCCCACGAGGCCCGCGTCGAGGGCGCCGCGGACCCGCTGGACGCCCAGGGCGCCGGCGACCAGGGCCTGATGTTCGGCTACGCCATCAGCGACACCCCGGAGATGATGCCGCTGCCCATCGCGCTGGCCCATCGGCTGTCTCGGCGGCTGACCGAGGTCCGTAAGGGCGGTGTGCTGCCCTACCTGCGTCCCGACGGCAAGACCCAGGTCACCATCGCGTACGAGGGCAACACCCCGGTGCGGCTGGACACCGTCGTCATCTCCACCCAGCACGCCCCCGACGTCGACCTGGAGGGCATGCTCGCGCCCGACATTCGAGAGAAGGTGCTCAACACCGTTCTCGACGACCTGGCGCACGACACCCTGGACGCTTCCGACGTGCGGCTGCTGGTCAACCCGACCGGCAAGTTCGTGCTGGGCGGGCCGATGGGCGACGCCGGCCTGACCGGTCGCAAGATCATCGTCGACACCTACGGCGGCTGGGCCCGCCACGGCGGCGGCGCCTTCTCCGGCAAGGATCCGTCCAAGGTGGACCGTTCCGCCGCGTACGCGATGCGCTGGGTGGCCAAGAACGTCGTCGCCGCGGGGCTGGCCGAGCGTGTGGAGGTCCAGGTCGCCTACGCGATCGGCAAGGCCGCCCCGGTCGGGTTGTTCGTGGAGACGTTCGGCACCGAGACCGTCGACCCGGTCAAGATCGAAAAAGCCATCGGCGAGGTGTTCGACCTGCGGCCCGGCGCGATCATCCGCGACCTGGACCTGCTGCGGCCCATCTACGCGCAGACGGCCGCCTACGGGCACTTCGGCCGCACCGACATCGAGCTGCCGTGGGAGCAGCTCAACAAGGTCGACGACCTCAAGCGCGCGGTGTAG
- the coaBC gene encoding bifunctional phosphopantothenoylcysteine decarboxylase/phosphopantothenate--cysteine ligase CoaBC gives MDTRDRIAKRVIVGVSGGIAAYKAATVVRQLTEAGHRVRVIPTESALRFVGAATFEALSGEPVHTGVFDDVPEVPHVALGQGADLVVVAPATADLLARAVSGRADDLLTATLLTARCPVLFAPAMHTEMWLHPATQDNVATLRRRGAVVLEPASGRLTGADSGAGRLPEAEEITTFAQLLLERHDAMPYDLAGCKMLVTAGGTREPIDPVRFIGNRSSGKQGYALARVAAQRGAEVTLIAGHTAGLIDPAGVDVVHVSSAQQLADAVSKHAPEAHVLAMAAAVADFRPAQVATAKIKKGAEAPPTIELVRNDDVLAAAVRARADGQLPNMSAIVGFAAETGDANGDVLFHARAKLRRKGCDLLVVNAVGEGKAFEVDSNDGWLLASDGTESALQHGSKTLMASRIVDAIATFLHGGSG, from the coding sequence GTGGACACCCGCGATCGGATCGCGAAGAGAGTCATCGTCGGCGTCTCCGGGGGCATCGCCGCCTACAAGGCCGCGACCGTCGTTCGCCAGCTCACCGAGGCCGGCCACCGGGTCCGGGTCATCCCCACCGAATCGGCGCTGCGCTTCGTCGGCGCCGCCACGTTCGAGGCGCTGTCCGGCGAGCCCGTCCACACCGGCGTCTTCGACGACGTCCCCGAGGTGCCCCACGTCGCCCTCGGGCAGGGCGCCGACCTGGTCGTCGTCGCACCCGCCACCGCCGACCTACTGGCCCGGGCCGTCAGCGGCCGGGCCGACGACCTGCTGACCGCCACCTTGCTCACCGCGCGATGTCCGGTGCTGTTCGCGCCCGCGATGCACACCGAGATGTGGCTGCACCCCGCCACCCAGGACAACGTCGCCACGCTGCGCCGCCGCGGCGCGGTGGTGCTGGAACCGGCGTCTGGGCGGCTCACTGGCGCGGACAGCGGCGCCGGTCGGCTACCCGAGGCCGAGGAGATCACCACCTTCGCCCAGCTGCTCTTGGAGCGCCACGACGCCATGCCGTATGACCTGGCCGGCTGCAAGATGCTGGTCACCGCCGGCGGCACCCGCGAGCCGATCGACCCCGTGCGCTTCATCGGCAACCGCAGTTCCGGCAAGCAGGGTTACGCGCTGGCGCGGGTGGCCGCCCAGCGCGGCGCCGAGGTGACGCTGATCGCCGGGCACACTGCCGGCCTCATCGACCCCGCCGGCGTCGACGTCGTGCACGTCAGCTCAGCCCAGCAGCTCGCCGACGCGGTGTCCAAGCACGCGCCCGAGGCCCACGTACTGGCGATGGCGGCCGCCGTCGCCGACTTCCGGCCGGCCCAGGTTGCGACCGCCAAGATCAAAAAGGGTGCCGAGGCGCCCCCGACGATCGAGCTGGTCCGCAACGACGACGTGCTGGCCGCCGCGGTGCGCGCCCGCGCCGACGGGCAGCTGCCGAACATGAGCGCCATCGTCGGGTTCGCCGCCGAGACCGGCGACGCCAACGGCGACGTGCTCTTCCATGCCCGGGCCAAGCTGCGCCGCAAGGGCTGCGACCTGCTGGTGGTCAACGCCGTCGGGGAGGGCAAGGCCTTCGAGGTGGATAGCAACGACGGCTGGCTGCTGGCCTCCGATGGCACCGAGTCCGCGCTGCAGCACGGGTCGAAGACGCTGATGGCCAGTCGTATCGTGGACGCAATCGCCACCTTTCTGCACGGCGGCAGTGGGTAG
- the rpoZ gene encoding DNA-directed RNA polymerase subunit omega, protein MSTPQADAQLAAVPDQFDPASGAVGYDTPLGITNPPIDELLDRVSSKYALVIYAAKRARQINDYYNQLGEGILEYVGPLVEPGLQEKPLSIALREIHADLLEHTEGE, encoded by the coding sequence GTGAGCACTCCCCAAGCAGACGCGCAACTGGCCGCCGTCCCCGACCAATTTGACCCGGCGTCGGGCGCGGTCGGTTACGACACGCCGCTGGGCATCACCAATCCGCCCATCGACGAGCTGCTGGACCGCGTGTCGAGCAAGTACGCCCTGGTGATCTACGCGGCAAAGCGGGCGCGGCAGATCAACGATTACTACAACCAGCTCGGCGAGGGCATCCTCGAATACGTCGGCCCGCTGGTCGAGCCGGGCCTGCAGGAAAAGCCGCTGTCGATCGCGCTGCGCGAGATCCACGCCGACCTGCTCGAGCACACCGAAGGCGAGTAG
- the gmk gene encoding guanylate kinase has translation MSADGGPDGAPDQRRGRVVVLSGPSAVGKSTLVRCLRERIPDLRFSVSATTRAPRPGEVDGVDYHFVTPAQFQELIESGALLEWADIHGGLHRSGTLAQPVREATASGHPVLIEVDLAGARAIKRAMPEAVTVFLAPPSWEILESRLVGRGTETPDVIRRRLDTARAELAAQDDFDLVVVNSRLETACSELVSLLVGSAPGTA, from the coding sequence GTGAGCGCCGACGGAGGACCGGACGGCGCGCCTGACCAGCGTCGAGGACGTGTGGTCGTGTTGTCCGGTCCCTCCGCGGTCGGAAAGTCGACGCTGGTCCGGTGTCTGCGTGAACGAATCCCTGACCTGCGCTTTTCCGTGTCGGCCACCACCCGGGCACCCAGGCCCGGCGAGGTCGACGGCGTCGACTACCACTTCGTGACCCCCGCCCAGTTCCAGGAGCTGATCGAATCGGGCGCCCTGCTGGAGTGGGCAGACATCCACGGCGGCCTGCACCGATCCGGCACGCTGGCCCAGCCAGTCCGTGAAGCGACCGCCTCCGGGCATCCGGTGCTCATCGAGGTGGACCTGGCCGGTGCCCGCGCGATCAAACGGGCCATGCCGGAGGCGGTCACGGTATTCCTGGCGCCGCCGAGCTGGGAGATCCTGGAGTCCCGGTTGGTCGGCCGCGGCACCGAGACGCCCGATGTGATCCGCCGCAGACTGGACACCGCCCGCGCCGAACTCGCAGCTCAGGACGACTTCGACCTGGTCGTGGTGAACAGTCGATTGGAAACTGCCTGCTCGGAATTGGTATCGTTGCTGGTGGGAAGCGCCCCCGGCACGGCGTGA
- the mihF gene encoding integration host factor, actinobacterial type — translation MALPQLTDEQRAAALEKAAAARRARAELKDRLKRGGTNLKQVLKDAETDEVLGKMKVSALLEALPKVGKVKAQEIMTELEIAPTRRLRGLGDRQRKALLEKFDFS, via the coding sequence GTGGCCCTTCCCCAGTTGACCGACGAGCAGCGCGCGGCCGCGTTGGAGAAGGCTGCTGCCGCACGTCGAGCACGCGCCGAACTCAAAGACCGGCTGAAGCGTGGCGGCACCAACCTCAAGCAGGTGCTCAAGGACGCTGAGACCGACGAGGTTTTGGGCAAGATGAAGGTTTCTGCCCTGCTGGAGGCCCTGCCGAAGGTTGGCAAGGTCAAGGCGCAGGAAATCATGACCGAGCTCGAAATCGCACCGACCCGCCGCCTGCGTGGGCTCGGCGATCGTCAGCGCAAGGCACTGCTGGAAAAATTCGACTTCTCCTAG
- a CDS encoding TOBE domain-containing protein, with protein sequence MAMMRIREAAELLGVSDDTVRRWIDQGALPVSQDKSGRKVIAGDALAEFARTNAPSLPPNPLGVGSSARNRFVGLVTKLVTDKVMTQVEMQCGPFTVVSLMSTEAARELKLEPGSVAVAVVKATTVIVETPEDGTRSAG encoded by the coding sequence ATGGCCATGATGCGGATCCGCGAGGCGGCCGAGCTGCTCGGGGTCAGCGACGACACCGTGCGGCGGTGGATCGACCAGGGCGCCTTGCCGGTCAGCCAGGACAAGTCCGGCCGCAAGGTGATCGCCGGCGACGCCCTTGCCGAATTTGCTCGCACCAATGCGCCCTCGCTGCCGCCGAATCCGCTCGGCGTCGGCAGCTCGGCCCGCAACCGATTTGTCGGGCTGGTCACCAAGCTGGTCACCGACAAGGTGATGACCCAGGTAGAGATGCAATGCGGTCCGTTCACGGTGGTCTCACTGATGAGCACCGAGGCCGCGCGCGAACTCAAGCTCGAGCCCGGCAGCGTCGCCGTGGCGGTTGTGAAAGCCACGACGGTCATCGTCGAGACGCCCGAGGACGGCACCCGCAGCGCCGGATAA
- the pyrF gene encoding orotidine-5'-phosphate decarboxylase, with protein sequence MPGFGARLADAMSDRGPLCLGIDPHPELLRAWDLPESPDGLAAFCDTCVAAYSGFAAVKPQVAFFEAYGAAGFAVLERTIAALRDAGVVVLADAKRGDIGSTMAAYAQAWVGDSPLAADAVTASPYLGFGSLQPLLDTAAARGRGVFVLAATSNPEGVAIQGATSGRRSVAQAVVDDVADWNRTRQPGSVGVVVGATLAHVPDLSGLNGPVLVPGIGAQGGRMSALKGFGGAQSHQLLPAVSREVLRAGPDVAALRAAAERMREAAGHALVARRS encoded by the coding sequence ATGCCGGGGTTCGGCGCCCGGCTGGCCGACGCGATGTCGGACCGGGGACCACTGTGCCTGGGCATCGACCCGCACCCGGAGTTGTTGCGCGCGTGGGACTTACCCGAAAGTCCGGACGGCCTGGCCGCATTTTGTGACACCTGCGTGGCGGCGTACAGCGGCTTCGCCGCCGTCAAACCGCAGGTGGCGTTCTTCGAGGCGTACGGCGCCGCCGGGTTCGCGGTACTGGAGCGCACCATCGCCGCCCTGCGCGACGCCGGTGTGGTGGTGCTGGCCGATGCCAAGCGCGGCGACATCGGTTCGACGATGGCGGCCTATGCCCAAGCCTGGGTTGGTGATTCGCCGTTGGCCGCCGACGCCGTCACGGCCTCACCGTATCTGGGCTTCGGCTCGCTGCAGCCCCTGCTCGACACCGCGGCTGCCCGGGGGCGAGGGGTGTTCGTGCTGGCAGCGACCTCCAACCCCGAAGGTGTGGCCATACAGGGCGCGACCAGCGGCCGGCGCAGCGTCGCCCAAGCCGTGGTCGACGACGTCGCCGACTGGAACCGGACGCGACAACCCGGCTCGGTGGGCGTCGTCGTCGGTGCCACGTTGGCCCATGTCCCCGATCTCTCCGGCCTGAACGGTCCGGTGCTGGTGCCCGGGATCGGCGCACAGGGCGGCCGAATGTCGGCGCTGAAGGGGTTCGGGGGAGCGCAATCCCACCAGCTGCTGCCCGCCGTCTCACGCGAGGTCTTGCGGGCCGGACCCGACGTCGCCGCGCTGCGTGCCGCGGCGGAGCGAATGCGCGAGGCGGCGGGCCACGCCTTGGTGGCCCGCCGCTCCTGA